Proteins from a single region of Echeneis naucrates chromosome 2, fEcheNa1.1, whole genome shotgun sequence:
- the cyp27a2 gene encoding sterol 26-hydroxylase, mitochondrial isoform X2, with product MACQAAAARPLRLSALCSRIQPELRTAPVPVPVPVLVPSRRNTNVQAATRAGGLKTINDLPGPSTARTLYWIFVKGYADRSHLLQDLQKSLYGPIWRSRFGSFDLVNVASPELISQVIQQEGRYPVRAVLPHWKEYRQLRGQADGLHVGTGPEWYRLRSVLNPKMLKLREVSAFSATVHNVVGDLLQRIEHLRHQSQDRTTVRDLTSELYKFGFEGISSILFETRLGCLQEQIPEDTLRFIAATGSMLMLSDLVTLFPRWTRSILPFWKRFVQAWDDLYGVARMLIDRRIAEINAQVSSGEPAEGMYLTYLLSSDKITRAEVDISVTELLLGGVDTTSNTLSWTLYHLARDGRAQERLYREVDSVCPHRREPTLDDIGQMPFLKAVIKETLRLYPVVPGNGRFVSENEVVVDNYWFPRKTQFHLCHYTVSHDEAQFVDPESFIPERWLRRQTARGQPVLFQHHPYSFIPFGVGVRGCVGKRVAEMEMYFALSRLMQHYKIQPEVGAPAVKPKTRILMIPSKPINLRFLPRT from the exons ATGGCCTGCCAGGCGGCCGCTGCTCGCCCCCTCCGCCTCTCTGCGCTCTGCTCCCGGATACAGCCGGAGCTCCGGACCGctccggtcccggtcccggtcccggtcctggtcccgAGCAGAAGAAACACGAACGTCCAGGCGGCGACACGGGCCGGAGGGCTGAAGACCATCAATGACCTGCCGGGACCGAGCACGGCCAGAACCCTGTACTGGATCTTTGTCAAAGGATACGCAGACAGGAGCCACTTACTGCAG GATTTACAGAAGAGTCTGTATGGGCCCATTTGGCGCTCCAGGTTCGGCTCCTTTGACCTGGTCAACGTGGCGAGTCCGGAGCTCATATCTCAGGTGATCCAGCAGGAGGGCCGGTACCCGGTCCGGGCTGTGCTGCCTCACTGGAAGGAGTACAGACAGCTGAGAGGACAGGCCGACGGCCTGCATGTTGG CACAGGGCCGGAGTGGTACCGGCTCCGCAGCGTCCTCAACCCCAAGATGCTGAAGCTGCGGGAGGTGTCGGCCTTCTCCGCCACCGTCCACAACGTGGTGGGAGACCTGCTGCAACGCATAGAGCACCTCCGCCACCAGAGCCAGGACCGGACCACCGTCAGAGATCTGACCTCTGAGCTGTACAAGTTTGGGTTTGAGG GTATCTCCTCAATCCTGTTTGAGACCAGACTGGGCTGCCTGCAGGAGCAGATCCCCGAGGACACGCTGCGCTTCATCGCCGCCACCGGCAGCATGCTGATGCTGTCAGACCTGGTGACCCTTTTCCCACGCTGGACCCGCAGCATCCTCCCCTTCTGGAAACGATTCGTCCAGGCCTGGGACGACCTCTACGGTGTCG ctcGGATGCTCATCGACAGGAGAATCGCTGAAATCAATGCCCAGGTGAGCAGCGGTGAGCCGGCGGAGGGAATGTACCTGACCTACCTGCTGTCATCAGACAAGATAACCAGAGCTGAGGTCGACATCAgcgtcacagagctgctgctcggAGGAGTCGACACG aCATCCAACACCTTGTCTTGGACGTTGTACCACTTGGCGAGGGACGGCAGGGCTCAGGAGCGGCTGTACAGGGAGGTGGACTCGGTGTGTCCCCACAGACGGGAGCCCACCCTGGACGACATCGGGCAGATGCCCTTCCTGAAGGCCGTCATAAAGGAGACGTTACG TCTTTATCCTGTGGTGCCTGGAAACGGACGCTTTGTGTCGGAGAACGAGGTGGTTGTGGACAATTACTGGTTCCCAAGAAAG ACTCAGTTCCATCTGTGTCACTACACAGTCAGTCACGATGAGGCGCAGTTTGTAGACCCAGAGAGCTTCATCCCAGAGCGCTGGCTCCGCCGCCAGACGGCCAGAGGGCAGCCCGTGCTCTTCCAGCACCACCCATACAGCTTCATCCCATTTGGAGTCGGCGTGCGAGGCTGCGTTGGGAAGAGGGTGGCGGAGATGGAGATGTACTTCGCTCTGTCCAGG CTGATGCAGCACTACAAGATCCAGCCTGAGGTCGGGGCCCCGGCCGTGAAACCCAAAACCCGGATCCTGATGATCCCTTCAAAGCCCATCAACCTGCGCTTCCTGCCCAGAACCTGA
- the LOC115052516 gene encoding NLR family CARD domain-containing protein 3-like, which yields MEIPVKQQLLYHLQDLGKEELKTFHWYLQNANIVGYEAIKKFSLEDAGREQTVDLMVSMYTTENALQVARAILKEIQTNGGKGQSVQLQSSRALSASATEAHCMCKPRLKSHLKKKFQVVFEGIAKAGYPTLLNQIYTDLYITEGGAAERNEEHEVRQIETVSRRQDSAETTVRQVDIFKSSLRRDRPIRTALTMGVAGVGKTILTQKFTLDWADGKTNQDIEFTFPFTFKELNVLKEKKFSLVELVHLFFPETKEAGICSFDQFQVVFIFDGLDECRLPLDFHNSEVLTDPTESTSVDVLLTNLIRGKLLPSARLWITTRPAAANQIPPECVDMVTEVRGFSDPQKEEYFRKRFRYEQQTNRIISHIKSSRSLHIMCHIPVFCWITASVLEDMLKTREGDELPKTLTEMYIHFLVVHLKLMKVKYEGGSGSDPHWSPESRKMIESLAKLAFEQMQKGNLIFYESDLTECGIDIRAASVYSGVFTQIFKEERGLYQDKVFCFVHLSVQEFLAALHVHLTFMNSGVNLLSQQPTSQPQMTKEFAERCFYQRAVDEALRSPNGHLDLFLRFLLGLSLETNQTLLRGLLTKAGSGSKTNRETAQYIKEKIREHFSPGKTTGLFECLHELKDPNLKEELQRYLSTKSKKENNIDESITRALANKLRMIHDELESSFQKIQNKSIEQQRQVTIRYFLQWKSWCFGGSDVIPSPCAAYIFSVILHFIVQKSFFKPAHL from the exons ATGGAGATACCcgtgaagcagcagctgctgtaccATTTGCAGGATTTGGGAAAAGAAGAACTCAAAACGTTCCATTGGTACCTGCAGAACGCTAACATAGTGGGCTATGAGGCCATCAAGAAGTTCTCGTTGGAGGATGCTGGCAGAGAGCAAACAGTGGATTTGATGGTCAGCATGTACACCACTGAAAATGCTCTGCAGGTTGCAAGAgcaattttaaaagaaatacaaacgAATGGAG GAAAAGGGCAAAGTGTTCAGCTTCAGAGTTCGCGGGCTCTTTCAGCTTCTGCAACAG AGGCTCATTGCATGTGCAAGCCGAGACTGAAATCtcacctgaagaagaagttccaggTCGTGTTTGAGGGCATCGCTAAAGCAGGATACCCAACGCTCCTGAACCAGATCTACACAGacctctacatcacagagggggGGGCTGCAGAGCGCAACGAGGAGCAcgaggtcagacagattgaaactgTTTCCAGGAGACAAGACAGTGCAGAAACAACCGTCAGACAAGTAGACATCTTTAAAAGCTCACTTAGAAGAGATCGACCAATCAGAACAGCGTTGACAATGGGCGTGGCAGGTGTCGGGAAAACAATCTTAActcagaagttcactctggactgggctgatGGCAAaaccaaccaggacatagagttcacgTTTCCCTTCACCTTcaaagagctgaatgtgctgaaagagaagaagttcagcttggtggaacttgttcatctcttcttccctgaaaccaaagaagcaggaatctgcagctttgatcagttccaggttgtgttcatctttgacggtctggatgagtgtcgacttcctctggacttccacaactctgaggtcctgactgatcctacagagtccacctcagtggacgtgctgctgacaaacctcatcagggggaaactgcttccctctgctcgcctctggataaccacacgacctgcagcagccaatcagatccctcctgagtgtgttgacatggtgacagaggtcagagggttcagtgacccccagaaggaggagtacttcaggaagaggttcagataTGAGCAGCAGACCaacaggatcatctcccacatcaagtCATCccgaagcctccacatcatgtgccacatcccagtcttctgctggatcactgcttcAGTTCTGGAGGACATgctgaagaccagagagggagatgagctgcccaagaccctgactgagatgtacatccacttcctggtggttcacCTAAAGCTGATGAAGGTCAAGTACGAGGGAGGGTCTGGTTCAGATcctcactggagtccagagagcaggaagatgattgagtctctggcAAAACTGGCCTTTGAGCAgatgcagaaaggaaacctgatcttctatgaatcagacctgacagagtgtggcatcgatatcagagcagcctCCGTctactcaggagtgttcacacagatctttaAAGAGGAGAGGGGtctgtaccaggacaaggtcttctgcttcgtccacctgagtgttcaggagtttctggctgctcttcatgtccatctgaccttcatgaACTCTGGAGTCAACctgctgtcacagcagccaACCTCACAACCTCAAATGACCAAAGAGTTTGCAGAGAGATGCTTCTACCAGAGAGCTGTGGACGAGGCCTTACggagtccaaatggacacctggacttgttcctccgtTTCCTCCTGGGTCTTTCACTGGAGACCAATCAGACACTCCTACGGGGCCTCTTGACCAAAGCAGGAAGTGGCTCAAAGACCAACCGGGAAACAGCCCAGTACATCAAGGAGAAGATCAGAGAGCATTTTTCTCCAGGTAAGACCACCGGTCTGTTCGAATGTCTGCATGAACTGAAAGATCCCAATCTGAAAGAGGAGCTCCAGAGGTACCTGTCgacaaagagcaaaaaggaaaacaatataGATGAAAGCATCACAAG AGCGTTAGCCAATAAGTTACGGATGATACATGACGAACTGGAGAGTTCCTTCCAAAAGATCCAAAATAAGTCCATCGAACAACAGAGACAGGTCACGATCAG gtaTTTCCTCCAGTGGAAGTCCTGGTGTTTTGGTGGATCTGATGTAATCCCGTCTCCATGCGCTGCTTACATCTTCTCtgtgattttacatttcattgtgCAGAAAAGTTTTTTCAAGCCTGCACATCtgtaa
- the cyp27a2 gene encoding sterol 26-hydroxylase, mitochondrial isoform X1 produces MACQAAAARPLRLSALCSRIQPELRTAPVPVPVPVLVPSRRNTNVQAATRAGGLKTINDLPGPSTARTLYWIFVKGYADRSHLLQLIIPVGPLQTVPVPVPVQDLQKSLYGPIWRSRFGSFDLVNVASPELISQVIQQEGRYPVRAVLPHWKEYRQLRGQADGLHVGTGPEWYRLRSVLNPKMLKLREVSAFSATVHNVVGDLLQRIEHLRHQSQDRTTVRDLTSELYKFGFEGISSILFETRLGCLQEQIPEDTLRFIAATGSMLMLSDLVTLFPRWTRSILPFWKRFVQAWDDLYGVARMLIDRRIAEINAQVSSGEPAEGMYLTYLLSSDKITRAEVDISVTELLLGGVDTTSNTLSWTLYHLARDGRAQERLYREVDSVCPHRREPTLDDIGQMPFLKAVIKETLRLYPVVPGNGRFVSENEVVVDNYWFPRKTQFHLCHYTVSHDEAQFVDPESFIPERWLRRQTARGQPVLFQHHPYSFIPFGVGVRGCVGKRVAEMEMYFALSRLMQHYKIQPEVGAPAVKPKTRILMIPSKPINLRFLPRT; encoded by the exons ATGGCCTGCCAGGCGGCCGCTGCTCGCCCCCTCCGCCTCTCTGCGCTCTGCTCCCGGATACAGCCGGAGCTCCGGACCGctccggtcccggtcccggtcccggtcctggtcccgAGCAGAAGAAACACGAACGTCCAGGCGGCGACACGGGCCGGAGGGCTGAAGACCATCAATGACCTGCCGGGACCGAGCACGGCCAGAACCCTGTACTGGATCTTTGTCAAAGGATACGCAGACAGGAGCCACTTACTGCAG CTCATTATTCCAGTTGGACCTCTTCAgactgtccctgtccctgtccctgtccagGATTTACAGAAGAGTCTGTATGGGCCCATTTGGCGCTCCAGGTTCGGCTCCTTTGACCTGGTCAACGTGGCGAGTCCGGAGCTCATATCTCAGGTGATCCAGCAGGAGGGCCGGTACCCGGTCCGGGCTGTGCTGCCTCACTGGAAGGAGTACAGACAGCTGAGAGGACAGGCCGACGGCCTGCATGTTGG CACAGGGCCGGAGTGGTACCGGCTCCGCAGCGTCCTCAACCCCAAGATGCTGAAGCTGCGGGAGGTGTCGGCCTTCTCCGCCACCGTCCACAACGTGGTGGGAGACCTGCTGCAACGCATAGAGCACCTCCGCCACCAGAGCCAGGACCGGACCACCGTCAGAGATCTGACCTCTGAGCTGTACAAGTTTGGGTTTGAGG GTATCTCCTCAATCCTGTTTGAGACCAGACTGGGCTGCCTGCAGGAGCAGATCCCCGAGGACACGCTGCGCTTCATCGCCGCCACCGGCAGCATGCTGATGCTGTCAGACCTGGTGACCCTTTTCCCACGCTGGACCCGCAGCATCCTCCCCTTCTGGAAACGATTCGTCCAGGCCTGGGACGACCTCTACGGTGTCG ctcGGATGCTCATCGACAGGAGAATCGCTGAAATCAATGCCCAGGTGAGCAGCGGTGAGCCGGCGGAGGGAATGTACCTGACCTACCTGCTGTCATCAGACAAGATAACCAGAGCTGAGGTCGACATCAgcgtcacagagctgctgctcggAGGAGTCGACACG aCATCCAACACCTTGTCTTGGACGTTGTACCACTTGGCGAGGGACGGCAGGGCTCAGGAGCGGCTGTACAGGGAGGTGGACTCGGTGTGTCCCCACAGACGGGAGCCCACCCTGGACGACATCGGGCAGATGCCCTTCCTGAAGGCCGTCATAAAGGAGACGTTACG TCTTTATCCTGTGGTGCCTGGAAACGGACGCTTTGTGTCGGAGAACGAGGTGGTTGTGGACAATTACTGGTTCCCAAGAAAG ACTCAGTTCCATCTGTGTCACTACACAGTCAGTCACGATGAGGCGCAGTTTGTAGACCCAGAGAGCTTCATCCCAGAGCGCTGGCTCCGCCGCCAGACGGCCAGAGGGCAGCCCGTGCTCTTCCAGCACCACCCATACAGCTTCATCCCATTTGGAGTCGGCGTGCGAGGCTGCGTTGGGAAGAGGGTGGCGGAGATGGAGATGTACTTCGCTCTGTCCAGG CTGATGCAGCACTACAAGATCCAGCCTGAGGTCGGGGCCCCGGCCGTGAAACCCAAAACCCGGATCCTGATGATCCCTTCAAAGCCCATCAACCTGCGCTTCCTGCCCAGAACCTGA
- the cyp27a2 gene encoding sterol 26-hydroxylase, mitochondrial isoform X3, with product MACQAAAARPLRLSALCSRIQPELRTAPVPVPVPVLVPSRRNTNVQAATRAGGLKTINDLPGPSTARTLYWIFVKGYADRSHLLQLIIPVGPLQTVPVPVPVQDLQKSLYGPIWRSRFGSFDLVNVASPELISQVIQQEGRYPVRAVLPHWKEYRQLRGQADGLHVGTGPEWYRLRSVLNPKMLKLREVSAFSATVHNVVGDLLQRIEHLRHQSQDRTTVRDLTSELYKFGFEGISSILFETRLGCLQEQIPEDTLRFIAATGSMLMLSDLVTLFPRWTRSILPFWKRFVQAWDDLYGVARMLIDRRIAEINAQVSSGEPAEGMYLTYLLSSDKITRAEVDISVTELLLGGVDTTSNTLSWTLYHLARDGRAQERLYREVDSVCPHRREPTLDDIGQMPFLKAVIKETLRLYPVVPGNGRFVSENEVVVDNYWFPRKVGGGAKRHLQSR from the exons ATGGCCTGCCAGGCGGCCGCTGCTCGCCCCCTCCGCCTCTCTGCGCTCTGCTCCCGGATACAGCCGGAGCTCCGGACCGctccggtcccggtcccggtcccggtcctggtcccgAGCAGAAGAAACACGAACGTCCAGGCGGCGACACGGGCCGGAGGGCTGAAGACCATCAATGACCTGCCGGGACCGAGCACGGCCAGAACCCTGTACTGGATCTTTGTCAAAGGATACGCAGACAGGAGCCACTTACTGCAG CTCATTATTCCAGTTGGACCTCTTCAgactgtccctgtccctgtccctgtccagGATTTACAGAAGAGTCTGTATGGGCCCATTTGGCGCTCCAGGTTCGGCTCCTTTGACCTGGTCAACGTGGCGAGTCCGGAGCTCATATCTCAGGTGATCCAGCAGGAGGGCCGGTACCCGGTCCGGGCTGTGCTGCCTCACTGGAAGGAGTACAGACAGCTGAGAGGACAGGCCGACGGCCTGCATGTTGG CACAGGGCCGGAGTGGTACCGGCTCCGCAGCGTCCTCAACCCCAAGATGCTGAAGCTGCGGGAGGTGTCGGCCTTCTCCGCCACCGTCCACAACGTGGTGGGAGACCTGCTGCAACGCATAGAGCACCTCCGCCACCAGAGCCAGGACCGGACCACCGTCAGAGATCTGACCTCTGAGCTGTACAAGTTTGGGTTTGAGG GTATCTCCTCAATCCTGTTTGAGACCAGACTGGGCTGCCTGCAGGAGCAGATCCCCGAGGACACGCTGCGCTTCATCGCCGCCACCGGCAGCATGCTGATGCTGTCAGACCTGGTGACCCTTTTCCCACGCTGGACCCGCAGCATCCTCCCCTTCTGGAAACGATTCGTCCAGGCCTGGGACGACCTCTACGGTGTCG ctcGGATGCTCATCGACAGGAGAATCGCTGAAATCAATGCCCAGGTGAGCAGCGGTGAGCCGGCGGAGGGAATGTACCTGACCTACCTGCTGTCATCAGACAAGATAACCAGAGCTGAGGTCGACATCAgcgtcacagagctgctgctcggAGGAGTCGACACG aCATCCAACACCTTGTCTTGGACGTTGTACCACTTGGCGAGGGACGGCAGGGCTCAGGAGCGGCTGTACAGGGAGGTGGACTCGGTGTGTCCCCACAGACGGGAGCCCACCCTGGACGACATCGGGCAGATGCCCTTCCTGAAGGCCGTCATAAAGGAGACGTTACG TCTTTATCCTGTGGTGCCTGGAAACGGACGCTTTGTGTCGGAGAACGAGGTGGTTGTGGACAATTACTGGTTCCCAAGAAAGGTGGGGGGTGGAGCCAAAAGACACCT TCAGTCACGATGA